In the Primulina eburnea isolate SZY01 chromosome 15, ASM2296580v1, whole genome shotgun sequence genome, AAAATTTGAGGCCATTCTTGAACACGGTAGCTTAAGCTTATTGGAAGAGACGACATAGCAAATGAAGATAATTTATGAAGCAATGTATACGAGCAAAATTAGAGGAGAGTATAAAGAATACGTGCAGAAGGGAGTGAATATTTCCATAAAAGCTTCCTTTCTTCTTTGTTAATTAATCTACTGATTCTTTACCTCTTCCATTCTTTGCGCATAATCTTCTCCTAcctttacttttcaaattttaCTAATAACAAGTATGAAGCTATCTGTGTCATATTCTTAACAATAGCCAAGAAGAGTACCTGCTTTTTTTTTCATTCTATTCAttgtgcgtgtgtgtgtgtaaagTTAATAATATTCATTTACAAATTACAATCACGAGTGCAGAAAGACATATAGGAAGCTGCATCAACCAAAATAAAAAGGGAATTAaagacaaaaaaattaattgttgTCAGTTGAAAGTCATGATTGACTCAGTTTCTTCTTTTTGGCATAATTTTTCAGatgaaaatcaagaaaaagtaaCAAAAGTGAAGCATTGAAAACTGCATTGAAGCACCATCCCCGGATGCCCTCACAGCCCGACCCGCTGAAATGGAGGTACAGCATCAGGCCCGAAATCAAGAAGCTGAAGACAAACTGGATAATCTGACAGTCGGTCACCAATCTCTTCCACGACGGACGAATACCCACCGCACACAGCAGATAGTACCCGTACATCAGCACGTGCACCGACGCGTTAGTCACCAGCGCCACCGGGAACAGCGACTGCGACGTCGAGAGCCACAGGTAACACATCACCACCACCACCGCGTGGTGGTACACGTGGAGGAAGGAGAGCCTCCGGGATCGGGATCCGCTCAGGAGGATCAACAGGGTGTCAATGAATTCGAGGATCTTGGAGAAGTAGAACACGTGGGCCCAGAAGAAGGTGGGTCCACGCGGCGGGGTGTGGTGGAGTGGGAAGCATATGGGCCAGCTGAGGTTGTGAGGAGGAGATTGGTGGAGGGCGGAGAGGGTGCATCCGATGGCCATGAGGAAGGAGAGGAAGCAGAGCATGAAGTTGTGGGAGGCGGTGATGAGGCGGAGTAAGGCGGGAGAAAGGGTGGGGAGGACGGGGAAATGGAGGAGGGAGAGTGTGATGCTGAGGTAGGTGGAGACGGTGAGTGTGACGAAGACTTTAGACGCGCCGACGGTGTGGTTGGGTTTCCACTCGTATTGGCTGATGGTTGGATGGTCAACTAGCCAGTAGTGTATGGTACTGTAGAGAGTGGCCATCGGCATCGCGCGCCGCCGACAAGGGAGGAGTGTGCGTTCCGAAGAGACTGGATAACGGCCAACCCTCTATCAGAATATATTGGACGAGTTTGGCTTACTTTAAGAGGATGGATTCTAGGAATTTTAAATCTAAGGATGATAATAGCCCACGTCATTTTGTTTCATTTTTTATGTAAGGTATTGTGTGGGTTTTTTTCACCAAAATAAAAAGTGAAATatgaatattatataatttgttaacttataaatttttttatatagattTGATAATGTGGAACTTTTCGACAACAATTATCTCTCTTGAATACTACATGTTGAAATACATCTAGATGTTATGTGTATTGGAAATATCATCAAGAAGAAAAATAGTGAATCATTGCAAAATTGTGCGAAGGCTATGATATTTGACGATAAAAAATCCAGTCAGTTTGTTGcaaaatttaaaagaaagatATAGCAATCAAAAGACGGTAATTCTCCCAAAAGCAGGTTATGATTGGATATATTTGCGCTTACACAACTTTAAATCTACAAGTGAATATAATTTTGCATTATTTCGCATCAGTTCACAATTGAAACAGTGTGGAGAAAAAATAACTGATGATGATTTGTTGGAAAGAAAACATACTCCAATTTTCATGCGTCTAATGTGCTCCTGCAACAGTATCGAGAAAGGGgtatcaaaaaatattttgaattgattTCATGTTTGCTTGTGGCTGAGCAAAATAATGAGTTATTAATGAAAAATCATGAAGTCTGTCCCAGTGGTACCAAGTCTTTCTTTGAAGTGAATATGACAATGCAAGATGGAAAGGGAAAACAAAAGAAGACTGAATATAGTCATAGCCGTGGACGTAGTTGTGGCGTCGTGGAGGACATTTTCGTCCATATGGTCATGGGGGTCGAAATCTCGTAACTACAATTATCGCTATAATCAAAGCAATCGAAAAAATACAAGCTGACAAAAGTAGGGTAATGACCAAGAGAAGAAAGTTGAAAATTGTCGAAATAATAATTCAATGATATCAGAAAACGAGTGTTATAGTTGTGGAATAAAAGGACAATGGTACTATACTTATCGTACGCCCAAACACCTTGTTGATCTCTATCAAACA is a window encoding:
- the LOC140813556 gene encoding fatty acid elongase 3-like; translation: MPMATLYSTIHYWLVDHPTISQYEWKPNHTVGASKVFVTLTVSTYLSITLSLLHFPVLPTLSPALLRLITASHNFMLCFLSFLMAIGCTLSALHQSPPHNLSWPICFPLHHTPPRGPTFFWAHVFYFSKILEFIDTLLILLSGSRSRRLSFLHVYHHAVVVVMCYLWLSTSQSLFPVALVTNASVHVLMYGYYLLCAVGIRPSWKRLVTDCQIIQFVFSFLISGLMLYLHFSGSGCEGIRGWCFNAVFNASLLLLFLDFHLKNYAKKKKLSQS